The Brassica oleracea var. oleracea cultivar TO1000 chromosome C6, BOL, whole genome shotgun sequence genome includes a region encoding these proteins:
- the LOC106296793 gene encoding inactive GDSL esterase/lipase-like protein 25, with protein sequence MWFMANQTRRRRFTIMANPKSHLFSLLLLHFSTVSLAQTLFVFGDGLYDAGNKQFVSSNRVDASFPPYGITLGEATGRWSDGRIVPDYLASFMGISQIPPILHGTADFSHGANFAIADATALGSPPETMTLSQQVIKFSENKNKWTPQARSEAIYLFYIASDDYLNYAKNNPNPSDDQKQAFVGRVIAAIEAELKVIYGSGARKFAFQNLAPLGCLPAVKQANGNVQECVRLPSEMAELHNKKLLQLLVELSRQLSGFQYSFYDFFSSIQNRVIKSKTYTFETGMAACCGTGSVNGTSCSTSNVCAKPEDYLFFDGKHLTQEGNLQVGHLIWGSDPEVVGPNNLRELLFLPLDITVTLADIQEAMVATMPRQIKIESLYDIKKMEAEMENQWLYEVDKATSFLI encoded by the exons ATGTGGTTTATGGCGAATCAAACAAGACGACGTCGCTTCACCATAATGGCGAATCCCAAATCTCACCTCTTCTCTCTTCTTCTACTCCACTTCTCAACCGTCTCCTTGGCCCAGACGCTCTTCGTCTTCGGCGATGGTCTTTACGACGCCGGCAACAAGCAATTCGTCTCATCGAATCGTGTCGACGCTAGCTTTCCTCCGTATGGTATAACTCTAGGAGAGGCTACGGGACGGTGGTCCGATGGTCGCATCGTTCCCGACTATCTCG CTAGTTTCATGGGTATTTCTCAAATCCCTCCGATTCTCCATGGCACGGCGGATTTCTCTCACGGAGCTAACTTCGCCATCGCCGACGCCACCGCTCTCGGGTCCCCTCCGGAGACG ATGACACTGTCACAACAAGTGATCAAGTTCTCTGAAAACAAGAACAAATGGACACCTCAAGCACGTTCTGAAGCTATCTACTTGTTCTACATTGCCTCTGATGATTACTTGAACTACGCCAAAAACAATCCGAATCCCTCTGATGATCAGAAACAAGCTTTTGTGGGTCGAGTCATCGCTGCTATAGAAGCAGAACTAAAG GTGATTTACGGGTCTGGAGCTAGGAAGTTCGCGTTCCAGAACTTGGCACCGTTGGGTTGCTTACCGGCAGTGAAACAAGCAAATGGAAATGTTCAGGAATGCGTGAGGTTGCCTTCTGAAATGGCTGAGCTGCATAACAAGAAGCTGTTGCAGCTCTTGGTTGAACTCTCACGACAGCTCAGTGGTTTCCAGTACTCGTTTTACGACTTCTTCAGCTCCATCCAAAACAGAGTTATCAAGTCTAAGACTTACA CGTTTGAGACAGGAATGGCTGCTTGTTGTGGAACTGGCTCTGTCAATGGAACCAGTTGCTCCACTAGCAATGTATGCGCTAAGCCTGAAGATTATCTCTTCTTCGACGGTAAGCATTTGACACAAGAAGGCAACCTTCAGGTTGGTCATTTGATATGGGGATCAGATCCGGAAGTGGTTGGACCAAACAATCTCAGAGAGCTTCTCTTCCTTCCTCTGGACATTACAGTCACCTTAGCTGATATACAGGAAGCTATGGTCGCTACAATGCCGAGGCAGATCAAAATAGAGAGTCTTTATGATATCAAGAAGATGGAAGCAGAGATGGAGAATCAATGGCTTTATGAGGTTGATAAAGCTACCTCCTTTCTTATCTAA
- the LOC106297542 gene encoding epithiospecifier protein-like has protein sequence MDIEAVTPTLQGEWIEVEQKGGEGPGPRSSHGIAVVGDELYSFGGELTPNISIGKDLYVFDFKTHTWSIETGSGDLPNVKALGTRMVPVGTKLYIFGGRDEHKQFDDFYSYDTVKKEWKFLTKLDEVGGPEARTFHSMAWDDNYWRGYTILEIMIESL, from the exons ATGGATATTGAAGCTGTGACTCCGACTTTGCAAGGCGAGTGGATCGAG GTGGAGCAGAAAGGAGGAGAGGGACCAGGACCAAGAAGCTCACATGGCATAGCAGTGGTCGGAGACGAGCTCTACTCTTTCGGCGGCGAGTTAACGCCAAATATTTCCATCGGCAAAGACCTGTACGTGTTTGACTTCAAAACCCACACTTGGTCGATCGAAACGGGCAGCGGAGACCTCCCTAACGTCAAAGCCTTAGGCACCCGGATGGTGCCCGTGGGAACTAAGCTCTATATATTCGGAGGCCGCGATGAGCATAAACAGTTCGACGACTTTTACTCGTACGACACGGTGAAAAAGGAGTGGAAGTTTCTGACGAAGCTGGATGAAGTGGGAGGTCCCGAGGCTCGTACTTTCCATTCCATGGCTTGGGATGATAACTATTGGCGTGGATATACTATATTAGAGATAATGATCGAGAGTTTGTGA